The Desulfovibrio sp. genomic interval CGCATAAACAGCTGGCACATCCGGAACCGCAACCAGATGCGAATAATGGAACTCATGCCCTCGCACAGCGGTTGCGGCCGGACCAAGGGGCGTGGAGGCCATGAAACGGACCTCCCGATAGCCCAGGGCGGCAAACCGCTCACCCATTCTGGCCCTGCAGGGGAACACTCCGACCATGGGCCATACCCGCCCCCCGATGTCCTCAATGGACTCCATCAGGGCCATGAAGCCGCCACATTCACCGTACACGGGCAGGCCTGAAAGGGAAAATTCTCGAATGTCCGCCAACATGGCGGCGTTCTCCGACAAGGCACTGGCGTGGAGTTCCGGGTAGCCGCCAGGCAGATACAGGCCATCGATCCTCCCGGGCAGGCGCGCATCGGTCAGCGGCGAAAAAAAGACAAGTTCCGCGCCAGCAGATTCCAAAAGGCGCAGGTTCTCTTCGTACGCGAAACAGAAGGCCCGGTCTCTGGCCACCCCCAAGCGCACTCTCGGTGCGGTCGAAGCCTCTTCCACCGAGGCGCCCACGGCTGTTTCAGGCAAGGCTTTGAGAAGGCTGTCCAGATCCACGGCTGTCTCAACCCAATCGGCCAGACGTTCCATCCATTGAGGCCGCTCGCCCAGATCCTGGGCGGTTACAAGCCCGAGATGACGCGAAGGTACGGCAAGCTCCAGGTCCTTGGGCAGAAAGCCCAAGACAGGAATTTTTGCCAACTCCATGGCTTCGCTCAAGATGGACCGGTGCCCGGGCCCTCCGACGCGATTGAACACGACTCCGGCCAGATTCAGATCAGGATCGAACCCCGCGAAGCCCTGGGCCACGGCGGCGGCGCTGCGAGCCATGCCTGATGCGTCAATAACGAGAACCACAGAGATCCCTAAAAGTTTGGCCATGTGCGCTGCGCTGCCCTGCTCGCCCACACCGGAGGCGCCGTCGAAGAGGCCCATTACCCCTTCCAGCACGGCCACGTCCGACTGGGCTGCGTAACGGGCAAAAAGCGCCTGGTTCGCGTCTTCCGATAGCATCCAGGAATCCAGGTTGTGGCTCTTGCGCCCGCAGGCCAGGGCATGGAGCCCCGGATCGATAAAGTCCGGTCCGGTCTTGAAAGGAGCCACACGCAGGCCCCGTCGCGAAAACGCGGCTAATAGCCCCAGGGTCAGCGAGGTCTTGCCGCACCCGGAGTGCGTGCCGGAAACAAGTAGGCTTTTGGTCATGGCCTGGAGATGATAGGGGAACACTCACCTATGGACAAGCAGACCGAGAAGCTCTTCAGAACCATCCCGGGAGTCGGGCCGCGCATGGCCAAGGACTTGTGGATTCTAAACATCCGAAGCCTTGAGGAACTGGCCGGGCGTGACCCTCAAGAGATGTACGACGCTCTCTGCGCACTCACGAATTCGAAGCAGGACCGATGCGTGCTCTACGTTTTCCGCTCGGCGGTGTACTTCGCCAAGACCCCGCCTCACCTGCGCGACCCGCAGAAACTGCTCTGGTGGAACTGGAAGGACGCCTAGGCCGCGAAGCGGATCAAAGTTTTTTGGAAGGGGTTGGGGGAAACCTTTTGTTCACAAAAGGTTTCCCCCTTATTCTTACTTTTCTTCTTACCTCGTCAGTTTCGAAGCAATCTCCGCCACATGCCTGCCCTGCCAGCGAGCCCCGTCCAGCTCGATGGCCGAGGGCATACGCGAACCGTCGGCACCCGCTATGGTGGTGGCGCCGTAAGGCGAACAGCCCTTCACTTCCTCCACCCCGGTCTGCTGTTGGAAGGCGTAGGGCAGCCCCACGACGATCATTCCCTGGTGCAGCAGGGTCACATGGAAGGTGAGTATGGTGGACTCCTGTCCGCCGTGCTGGGTGGCGGAGCTTGCGAACACCGAGCCCACTTTGCCCACCAGGGCTCCCTTGACCCACAATTGGCCGGTCGAGTCCAAGAATTGGCGCATCTGCCCACACATGTTGCCGAAACGCGTAGGGGTGCCGAAGATGACCGCATCGGCCTGCCCCAGCTCGTCCAGAGTGCACACAGGTATGTCGGCCTGGGCTTTCTGGGCGTCGAGTGCGCCCATTTTGGTCAGCACGTCCACAGGCAAGGTTTCGGGGACACGGCGCAGAAGCGGTTTCGCTCCTTCCACCTGCGTTACGCCCTCGGCTACGGCCTGGGCCATGGTGTGGATATGTCCGTACATGGAATAATAGACGATGAGAACGTTCATGCCTTCCTCCGTTTACGTGAATCGATGCTCATGCATAGACCATCCTCGGAAAAAAGAAAGCGTGGGTTGTTGTTGACGAGACAATAGGAGGGGCATAGTCATGCGTCGTAGCACATTGCCGAACCTCGCCAAACGCGAGGACGGGGGACCCACTTCAACGGGGCGAATCGCACATATTGCGTAGGGCACCTTTCGGCCCGAGCCCGTCAGCTAACCTCGTAGGCTTCGAAGGGAGCACTCCGGCCAGATCCGGGGCCTTCCCCATTGATCTTCCGGAGGTATTCATGCGCTCTTGTTCTTTAGACGGCGGCCCTACGCCCGGGCAGCCGGCATGCTCGCCCGTTCAAACCGCTTCGTTGTCCCTGGCCGCGCTTGGTGTTGTCTATGGAGACATAGGCACCAGCCCCCTCTACACCATCAAGGAATGTTTTTCCGGCTTGCACGCCGTGGCGCCCACCCCGGGCAATGTGCTGGGGATACTGTCCATGGTGTTCTGGTCGCTCATGATCGTGGTCGGCCTGAAGTACGTGATCTTTATCATGCGGGCCGACAACAAAGGCGAGGGGGGCATCTACGCTCTTCTGGCCATGCTCAAGGGCGGACCAGCCAACCAGGGAAAATGGTGGTCCTTTCTGACCGTTCTGGCCGCATTCGGCGCGGCGCTGCTCTACGGCGACGGGGTGATCACCCCGGCCATCTCGGTTCTCTCAGCCATCGAAGGCCTGAACATGGCCACTGACGCGGCAGCGCCTTACGTTGTGCCCTTGACCTGCCTTGTTCTGATAAGCCTCTTCTTCATGCAAAAGCACGGTACAGCCACAATCGGCAAGGTGTTCGGACCAGTGATGATCATTTGGTTCACGCTGATCGGCACCTTGGGGATCGTGTCCATCGTCCGCCAGCCGCTGATTCTGACCGCCTTAAACCCCATCCATGCCGTGAACTTCTTCGCCGAAAACCACTTCCACGGCATCGTGGCCCTGGCTTCGGTGGTGCTGTGCATCACCGGCGGGGAGGCGCTCTACGCCGACATGGGCCATTTCGGACGCTTCCCCATTCGCCTGACCTGGTACAGCATCGTGCTCCCGGGGCTGGTGCTCAACTATTACGGCCAGGGCGCGCTTCTTTTGGACAACCCGGACATCGTCAACGTGAACCCGTTCTACGCCCTAGTGCCCGAATCCCTTCTCTACCCCATGGTTGCCCTGTCCACATTGGCCACCATCATCGCCTCTCAGGCCATGATCTCCGGGGTGTACTCACTCACCCAGCAGGCCATCCAACTGGGCTTCACACCACGCATGCACATCATCCACACCTCAAAGGAGGCCATCGGGCAGATCTACCTGCCCACGGTCAACTGGATGCTCATGATCGCCTGCCTGTCGCTGGTGCTGCTGTTCAAGGAATCGAGCCGCCTGGCCGCGGCCTACGGAATCGCCGTCACCGCAACCATGGCCATAACATCGTTCATGTACTTCGAGGTCACCCGCATCAAATGGAACTGGCCCATGTGGAAAAGCGCCACGCTTCTGGTCATTTTCCTGGCGTTTGACTGCTCGTTCCTCGGCGCGAACCTGCTCAAGATTGTGGACGGTGGCTGGATAACCATCAGCATCGCCCTGGCTGTTCTAACGGTCATGATCACCTGGCGGGACGGCCGGGCCATTCTGGCCAGGCACTATGGCATGATGCGCATGCCCACGGACATATTCTTAAAAGACATTGCCGAATACAACCCACAGCGCACCTCTGGCACTGCCGTGTTCATGTCCATCTCCCCCGAAGGCGTGCCCCATACCTTGTTGCACCACTTCAAGCATAACGAAGCCCTGCACGAGAGGGTGATCCTGCTCTCCATCATTGCCGCGGAAACGCCCACCGTACCGGACGAAGACAGGGTAAGCATCGAGGATCTCGGCCAGGGCTTCTACAGGGTCACAGCTCGTTACGGTTTCATGGAATCCCCGCGCATGCCCGAGATACTGGACTTGGCCACCCAGAAAGGCTTGGCCATGGACATCTATTCCACCTCGTTCTTCCTGGGGCGCGAAACCATACTCACCACGGGCACGGCGCCCATGGCCCAATGGCGCAAGACACTCTTCGTCTTCATGTCCCGCAACTCCTGGAACGCGACATCATTCTTCAACCTGCCGCCCGGACGGGTGGTGGAATTGGGGAATCAAGTGGAGCTGTAGGCTGCTTCAACGCGCTCCCAAGAAAGGGACATCAAAAAATGCAGACCAAAACATCAAGCGCCGACTGGCCTTGATATTCTTCAAGGACAATCGGCGCTCTATTTTCCGGTTTATAAATCTTGCCCAACCCAGGTTTAACCCCCAATCGTCGGGTTACTCACCTGCTGGCTGCTGCGCACGCCACCTGAATCCATGGCCCAAACCGGTTATCAGGCGATGGATTCTATGCGTTGACGGTCGATCTTCGCCAAGCTGGCCGCTTAAACCGGTTTCATTTTATGCTTCGGTTTCAGGCTTCCCGCATGTGCGAAAGCTCTGGCACGGCCGCACAAGGCAGATCAGCCGGACCTTTTCGCGAAGGCTATGCATTCATGTGTTTCCTTTCTCCTATCCCGCCAAGCAGCTTCGATATGTACATGCAGTTGGCATGATGCAAGCAGCACGTCTGGTCGCAAAACCCCTGGGAGGCACGTCCGAAGCAGTCAAAGTTCCCTTCTTCCCTCTGCTTGCGCCGCACGTTCTCCACGTTCAACACAGACAGCATTACGACAGAGGAAGCGATTTCATCGGAGTTTCCCAAACCACCAAAATCTTTGTTGGACAAACTTCGGGTCATCTCTTCGCCTTCCTGTTGATTCTTTGATTACCTGGCGCGAATAAACTTAAACCCGGCTTTGCATTGCCACTTGGAGCTTCGGAGGAGAAAGCGAGCCCCCTCCATAAAACCGCATGTCTAGGATTCGATCGTGATCTTTTTGGTTTTCGATTTCTCCGCCTTCGCCATGGTGATCGTCAGGATCCCTTTGTCGAACTTGGCTTTGACCGTCTGGTCGTCAACCGATGCCGGCAACGCAATCGACCTGCGAAAACTGCCGTAACTGCGCTCTATGCGGTGATAATTGTCCTTTTTCTCTTCATCCTCGAATTTCTTTTCCCCTCGGATGGTCAGCACGTCGCTGTTGAGCATGACGTCCACATCCGCAGGCTCGAGACCCGGGAGCTCAGCCTTGGCCACAACCTCTGATTCGGTTTCACTCACATCCACAGCGGGATAGGCGGCATCTTTGAGGAAAGGAAACGCCGGGAAAGAACCGAACGGTTCTTTCCAAAAATCCTCCATAAGGTCCGAAATGCTCGTGGGCCTCCTGGTGGCAAGTGACTGCTTCCGGAGGCTAGGCAGGAATTCTTTAAACATGGCTTATCCTCCTTTAATCACTATTTATTTTTACAATCATCAATTAAATTATTACATTTTTGCAGTAAGTCAACTTAAATTTCTGAATTTCAGCACTCAATCCTGACTTTTTTCATCTTGCAACAATATAAATATTTCTAACTTCACTACACACTACATAATTTTTTAGACCTCACATTATTAGTAATAATAATTATTATCCACTCAACACGGAAAATTAATTTCCAATGTTATTAACACAGTATTAATAAATGGCTGTAATAACGGCCAATCCCAGCTGTATGCGGACGGCCGGACAAGCAAGACGCTTACCGCTATAAATATGTAATAATTTCAGATCAATATGTGGCAAGAGGAGAGAATGACCGCGGAATCATACACCAACGAAGCGAGGTGGGCTCGAACAACTCGAAAGGGAAGGCAGGGACGATTCCCTGTTTTCTATGCAGGAAAGAATTCTCCTTCAGCAACCAAGACTGACCCCGTGAAAAGATGAGCCCCTCCGGCACTACCCGCCGACCAGCTCCAGCTCGCTTCGTGCTATGGCCTCCCAGTCGAATCGGGCTGCCACGAGAGCGGCCTCGGCCACAAGCAGGGAATGCCGGGCCGGATCCTCCAGAACCTTGAGTACCTCGGCCGCAAAGCCTTCCACATCGCCTTGGGGGAGGCGAATCATGCCGCCAGGAAAGATCTCGTCGTAGATGAGCAGATTGTAGGCCACCACGGGCAAACCGCAGGCCATTGCCTCCACAGCCACCTGCCCGAAGCTTTCATAATGGCTGGGCATGCAGAAACAGCCAGCGTTCTTTAATAGGCGTATCTTTTCCGCGCCCTGCTTGAAGCCAAGGAGGTCCACATTCGGTTCAAGATCAAACTTGCCAATCTCGCTTGTAAGGCGCTCGAACCAGGCGTCGCTTCCGCCGCCGATGATACCCAACTTGGCGTCTGGCCTGGATTCGCACACCCTGCGCCAGATTTTCACCAGGTCCAGAAGCCCTTTCTGCGGGTGCAGCCGGCCCAAGAATATTCCGTCGTAGCGAGGAGTTTCCGGCTCGACCGACACGGACTCGAATTCGCCAACGTCCACACCCATGGTGACCACAGTCACGGCGTCGGAATCCACCCCGCGCCCCAAGAGGGTGTCGCGGTCCAGAGAATTGAGCACCAGCATTCGCCCGCCGAACAGCCGTACCAGGCCGATGGCCAGCATCTGGGTGGACCAGTACAGCAGCCCTCGGATGGTGGGCACACGCCAGCGTGGCCGGAACACGTTCTCGTAGCCCCTGAAGGGATTGGGCGCGATCAAGAATACGCACACCGTGAGTTTGGCCTTGGGATTCTTGAGCTTGGCCAGAAGCGCCGGGATAAGGTCCACCAAGAAATCGGACGGGGCATAGATGGCGTCGAGCCTGTCCGGGTAGGCCACAAACAGGCAGCGGAAAAGACGCCAAAGGTAGGTTTTGAGCACGTTGCCCAGGCTGTCGGCTTCACTCTCGAAAGGCTCGGGGAATACCCGGTAGTCCATACCGTAAACGCCCTGAGACTCGAACACGCCGATCTGGCGTTTGGGGAGCATGACCACGAGTTCCTGGCCCCAGGCCAGCCAACGCTTGGCGATCTCCGAAAAGCGGACCTCGCTGCCATCGCGGTTTTTTGTGTTCACGCGGCCCATGGCCGGTATGAAGATTCGCATAAGAGTAAGATGCCTCCGGCGGCCAGAGAGAATACTACTTAAAAATGGATTTCTCTCCGGGCTCTCTTTCAAAAACTTTAAGCTGGCTGCGCTGGGGTCATCACCCTGCTTTCGCGAAGCCAAACCTCGGTATGGCCACCACGGCCAGTCCCACCAGGATGAGCGCCATTCCGACCAAACGCTGAGGGCCAAAGGTCTCGCCCATAACCAAGTACGCGCAGATGGTCCCGAATACCGGTATCAAAAGCGAGAACGGCGCCACCGCGCTCGCGGGATACGTTTTGAGAAGCTTCCCCCACCCGCCGTAACCCATGATGGTGGCGCAGACGGTCAGGTAGAGCACCGAACCCACCCCGGCCATGTTCATGTGCGTCAGGGCATACGCGATGCGCTCCTGCCCCTCGAACACCCAGGACATGGCAAAGAGCGGCAGGGGCGGGATGATGCTCAACCAAACGATCAGCGGCAGCATGTCCGCCTTGCCCGCGCCGCGCATGAGAATGTTGCCCACGGCCCAGAAGAACGACGCTCCCAGTACCAGCGAGAATCCCGCCACGGACACGCCGTCGGTCCCGGCGGTGAGCGAGATGAATGTCAGTCCGGCCAGGGCCACACAGGTTCCCGTCATCTGGCGTGAGCTCGGGGTCTCGCCCAGCAAGGCGGCCGCAAGCACGATGGTGGAGAACGCCTGGGTCTGCAGCACCACCGACGCCAGTCCGGGGGGCATGCCCACAGCCATGCCCAGAAAGAGCAGGCTGAACTGGGCCACGAACCAGGCCACCCCCAACGCGATCATTCGCCGCCAGGAAATGTCCGGCCGCGGCAGGAAGAACACCGGCACAGCCGCCAGCACGAACCGTAACGCGGCCAAGAGAATCGGCGGGAAAGACTGAAGCCCGATGGTAATAACCACGAAGTTGCCACCCCAGAGGGCGGTCACCACGAGGGCCAGAAGAACATGTTTCGGCTTCATCTCAGGGGGATGCCTCCGGCGGCCAGAGAGGGTGCCGCCCTCTCTGAACTCTCCCGCCAAAGGAACGAAGTTCCTTTGGAATCCTGTATTGCTCCGCGTCTGTCGATGCGAAGCTTTCTTAGGCATGGAGCGCGCAAAGCCGCGCTCAATGCCCGAATATTCTTAAAATCGCCGCCATGGGCGCGGCATCGGCGGCGCTCCCGCGTTCAGCCCATGTCCGCTCGCGAATCCCGCGAAGCTATTGCCGGGTCCAGGGGGGCATCCCCCCTGGCGGGTGCAGGGCGGAGCCCGCCGGGGTCTGGGGCAGAGCCCCAGCACTCTCACCTTCTCGCCAGTTCGTAAATTCCCTCCAGCTTGGCGGCCACAGCGTCCCAATTGAGCTCAGTCTCGATAAGCCGCCGGGCGTTCTCATGGATCACCCCACGCCGGGTCTCGTCGGTGAGCGCCAGTGCGATCTGGTCACCGAAGGCGGCCGAATCGGACACCGGAGCCACATAGCCGCAGTCGTGCTCTGTGAGGAACCGCTCGATCTCCCCTACGGCGTTGGAAACAATGGGCACGCCGGAGGCCAGGTAGTCCCCGAAGCGGATCGGGAACCTCGCCTTCTCGATGGGGTCGTCGTCCATGGGCAGAAGAAGGGCGTCCGCAGCGGCCAAATACGTGGGCACGTCCGATGGCGGCCTTTCTCCCAGGCGGATGATGTCCCCGCTCGCCCGCTCCAGATACGGCTTAAGCCGTTCTTCGAATGAATCCGGAATGTGCATCTTGCCCAAAAAGGCCAGCTTGAGGCCAAGCACGATGGTGCGGGCGCGCTCATAGGCGTCGAGCATGATGAAAAGCGACTCCGTGTAGGTGTGCCCCATGGAGAGCGCCAGGGGGGCGTCTCCCGGCAGCCCGGTGGCCGCGCGCGCCTCGGCCTTGGTCAGCGTGGAGCGTACCATGGTCGGACAATTTGGAATGTAGTGGATTTTCTCCTCAGCCACTCCGGCCGCACGGAAGGAGTCCATGAGCATGGCGCTGGCTGCGGTGCACTGCTTGGCCATATTGGGGAGGTTGTCGTTGAACCAGCCAACCACACGCTGATAGGGGCCGGGATGCTGGTTGGCGAAGCCGCCCTTCCAGAGGTCGTCATGGTCCAGCACCAGCTTGAGCCCAGGGCGCAGATAATGTGCGGCCAGGGTGGGCACGGCCATGGGGTGCAGGGGAAAAGCGAAGGTGTGCAGCACGTCGTATCGCGAAAACAGGGCATACGCCGTGTTGTAGAACATGCGCAGGGTGTGCAGGGTGTGAAAACCGCGCAGCTTGTACTTGGGCAAGAGCACCGTGGTCAGGCCGCCATCAACTCGTTTGGTGACAGACAGGGTGTCCTCACGGTTGGCGCACAAAAGCGTCACCTTGTGGCCGCGCCGGGTCAGGCCCTTGGCCAAATGGAAGCAGCGGAAGTAGGTGCCGTAGTTTTCGACGTTGTGGTTGAGAAACAGAATGTCCATCTAGAGATTCGTCCGTTTGAAGAGAAATTCAGGAAGGTTGCGGATGATCCACATTATGGGGCGCCACATGGCAGACGTGTACACGACGTCGCGCCCTTCGCGCCAAGCCTTGTGGACATCCTGCGCCACACGCTGCGGCGTGCTTGTGACAAATGCCGGCAGCCGCATGTGCGCGGTCATCTTGGAGCGCACCATGCCAGGCAGCACCGTAAGCACCGGGACACCCGACGAAAACAACCGGTGGCGCAGCCCGGAGAGATAGGCTGTCAGTCCGGCCTTGGCCGCACCATAGGCGTAGTTGGACTTGCGCCCGCGCTCACCGGCCACCGAGGATATACCCACAATGAAGCCCTCCCGGCGCTCCTCCATGTCCTTGGCCACTGTTTCCAGGATGCTGGCCGCCCCCATGAGGTTCACATCGATGACCCGCAGGGGATCGGAGTCGTCCAGGAGCCCAAACGCCAAAACCACGCCGTCCGGCCGGTGCGCCAAAGAGCGGTAGAAATTCGTGTGGGAGGACGTGTCCGTGGCGTCGAAGGCGACGACATCCACCTCAACGCCATGCTGACGCCTGATCTCGTCAGCCTTGGCCGAAAGCGTTGCCGTGTCCCTGGAGGCCAGAATAAGATTTGAACCCTCCCGGGCAGCGAACTCGTTGGCAATGGCCAGGCCGATGTCAGAGTTCGCGCCAAGCACCAGCACCCGCTCGGCCATACGGGCCTTCTTGGGCGCGCCGCCCAGCGTGTTTTTCAGCAGGCGCATGCCGAAACGGAAATAGTTGGAGAGGATGCGCCGGTCAGACCCGGCATGGCGCAACTTGCGCCAGATGTATGAAGGGCGCAGGTGGAACTTGAGCAGGGTGTCGCGCCGGAACTTCTCGATCTCGGGCATGGACAGGGCCACAGTGCCCACGGTGGGGGCGTTGAAGTAGTCCTTGCCGAGCACGGACTCCTGGATGAGCCCGCAGGCCACGGCTTCGGCGTGCAGCTCGGTACCCGGGTAGGGCACGGCGATGTGCAGTTCCAAGAAATCCGGGTCCAGCTCGAAGATGTGGCGCCGGGTTGCTTCCAGGTGTTCCCGGGTCTCCCAGGGCATGCCGATCAGGAAGAAGCCGAAGGTGAGCAGCCCGGCCTCTTTGGCCCATTTGGCTGCCTGGACGTTCTCCTCCAGGGTGGTGCCCTTCTTGGTGCGGGCCAAGGTCTCGGCATGGCCGGACTCGTAGCCGAAGGCCACCAGCCAGCATCCCGCCCGCTTCATGGCCTGAAGCGTCTCCAGGGACAGGGGCTTCACCTTGGAGTTGGCCACCCAGTGCACTTTGCCCGCCAAGTCCGACTCCAGAATGGCCTGGCACACTTTCTGGGTCCACTTCTGGTCGATGGTGAAGGTGTCTGACTTGAAGAAAAAGTCGCGGATGCCGTGCTGATGGTAGCATTCGCGCATTTCCGCCAGGATATTCTCGGGCGAGCGCAGGCGAAGTTTCGTTCCCGAGATGGTGGGCGTCACGCAGAAGATGCAGCGCGACGGGCAGCCCCGCGAGGTGGCGATGGTGGCCTGGGGCTCGCCAGTGTCCGGGCGCACGTAGAGGGCATTCTCCATGAGCGAGCGGTCCGGGAAGGGGAGCGAATCCAGGTCTGTTTCCCAGGAGTCGAAGAAGGTGCGGCACCAGGCGCCGTCTTTCTTGTAGAGAATCCCCCGAATTGCCGGGACTGCTCCCGGTTCCTCGAAATGGGCCCGGGCAAGTTCGCCCACGATGAAATCGCTTTCCAACCCGATCAGATAGTCCGCGTTGGAGAGGTCAAGCTGGTCGAGCAGGGCCTGTTCCGGATTAAAAAAGATGGCTCCCTTGAGCATCACCATAAGCCCGGGCCTGCGCTCCTTGAGGGCTGCGACAAGCTCCAGGTCGCGGAAGATGGTCGCGTTGGTGATGGAAACGAAGACCGCGTCCGGAGCGAAGCGGTCGAAGTCGGCCAGGAGCTCCTCCAGGGTGCGCAGACTGGTCTGGTAGTCGCGCAGAAAAACCTCAAAGCCCTTGGCCTTGAGGGTTGCGGCAGCGTAGCCCAGGTCGTTGGGGGCGCGCATGGTGGTGGCCGTGGAGTTCTCCACGTTGCCCTGGGAGCGGTCCTCGCCGCGCTGGTAGAATCTGCCGGGCGGGTAGAAGAGCATCACCCGCCGGGAGTGTATCATGGTGTGCATGCGCGGGCGAAGTTGGCCGGATTGAGCCGCTTCGTCAAGGGGTTCGTGCACAAGATCGGCCGCAGCCGGCACTTACTTGAAGACGTAGAGAATCAGATAGCAGGAGACCACCCAAAACCCGATGCACACCTGGATGAACGGGTCGCGCAGGAGCACCTGGGTGGGCGAGCCCGAACGCTGCTCCACGTAGGTTATCTGCATGTAGCGCAGGATGCCTGCCACCACCCACAAAGAGGTGAGGTACAGCTGGTCCGTCCCATGCTTGGCCATGACGTCGGGCGAGAGAGTGTAGAGGATGTAACTGACGATGACCACCCCGGCCATCACGGCCATGCACAGACTGACGAACTCCAGGGAATAGCCGTCCAGGCATTTGCGGGTCTTGGGGCCGCAAGC includes:
- a CDS encoding EamA family transporter, translated to MKPKHVLLALVVTALWGGNFVVITIGLQSFPPILLAALRFVLAAVPVFFLPRPDISWRRMIALGVAWFVAQFSLLFLGMAVGMPPGLASVVLQTQAFSTIVLAAALLGETPSSRQMTGTCVALAGLTFISLTAGTDGVSVAGFSLVLGASFFWAVGNILMRGAGKADMLPLIVWLSIIPPLPLFAMSWVFEGQERIAYALTHMNMAGVGSVLYLTVCATIMGYGGWGKLLKTYPASAVAPFSLLIPVFGTICAYLVMGETFGPQRLVGMALILVGLAVVAIPRFGFAKAG
- the wrbA gene encoding NAD(P)H:quinone oxidoreductase, producing MNVLIVYYSMYGHIHTMAQAVAEGVTQVEGAKPLLRRVPETLPVDVLTKMGALDAQKAQADIPVCTLDELGQADAVIFGTPTRFGNMCGQMRQFLDSTGQLWVKGALVGKVGSVFASSATQHGGQESTILTFHVTLLHQGMIVVGLPYAFQQQTGVEEVKGCSPYGATTIAGADGSRMPSAIELDGARWQGRHVAEIASKLTR
- a CDS encoding helix-hairpin-helix domain-containing protein, with translation MDKQTEKLFRTIPGVGPRMAKDLWILNIRSLEELAGRDPQEMYDALCALTNSKQDRCVLYVFRSAVYFAKTPPHLRDPQKLLWWNWKDA
- a CDS encoding Hsp20/alpha crystallin family protein, whose amino-acid sequence is MFKEFLPSLRKQSLATRRPTSISDLMEDFWKEPFGSFPAFPFLKDAAYPAVDVSETESEVVAKAELPGLEPADVDVMLNSDVLTIRGEKKFEDEEKKDNYHRIERSYGSFRRSIALPASVDDQTVKAKFDKGILTITMAKAEKSKTKKITIES
- a CDS encoding glycosyltransferase — encoded protein: MRIFIPAMGRVNTKNRDGSEVRFSEIAKRWLAWGQELVVMLPKRQIGVFESQGVYGMDYRVFPEPFESEADSLGNVLKTYLWRLFRCLFVAYPDRLDAIYAPSDFLVDLIPALLAKLKNPKAKLTVCVFLIAPNPFRGYENVFRPRWRVPTIRGLLYWSTQMLAIGLVRLFGGRMLVLNSLDRDTLLGRGVDSDAVTVVTMGVDVGEFESVSVEPETPRYDGIFLGRLHPQKGLLDLVKIWRRVCESRPDAKLGIIGGGSDAWFERLTSEIGKFDLEPNVDLLGFKQGAEKIRLLKNAGCFCMPSHYESFGQVAVEAMACGLPVVAYNLLIYDEIFPGGMIRLPQGDVEGFAAEVLKVLEDPARHSLLVAEAALVAARFDWEAIARSELELVGG
- a CDS encoding cobyrinate a,c-diamide synthase is translated as MTKSLLVSGTHSGCGKTSLTLGLLAAFSRRGLRVAPFKTGPDFIDPGLHALACGRKSHNLDSWMLSEDANQALFARYAAQSDVAVLEGVMGLFDGASGVGEQGSAAHMAKLLGISVVLVIDASGMARSAAAVAQGFAGFDPDLNLAGVVFNRVGGPGHRSILSEAMELAKIPVLGFLPKDLELAVPSRHLGLVTAQDLGERPQWMERLADWVETAVDLDSLLKALPETAVGASVEEASTAPRVRLGVARDRAFCFAYEENLRLLESAGAELVFFSPLTDARLPGRIDGLYLPGGYPELHASALSENAAMLADIREFSLSGLPVYGECGGFMALMESIEDIGGRVWPMVGVFPCRARMGERFAALGYREVRFMASTPLGPAATAVRGHEFHYSHLVAVPDVPAVYALEGRTGKLDSPEGFLRCNTLGSYVHLHFASNPAVAAHFVAAMAREARPKS
- a CDS encoding potassium transporter Kup, whose translation is MRSCSLDGGPTPGQPACSPVQTASLSLAALGVVYGDIGTSPLYTIKECFSGLHAVAPTPGNVLGILSMVFWSLMIVVGLKYVIFIMRADNKGEGGIYALLAMLKGGPANQGKWWSFLTVLAAFGAALLYGDGVITPAISVLSAIEGLNMATDAAAPYVVPLTCLVLISLFFMQKHGTATIGKVFGPVMIIWFTLIGTLGIVSIVRQPLILTALNPIHAVNFFAENHFHGIVALASVVLCITGGEALYADMGHFGRFPIRLTWYSIVLPGLVLNYYGQGALLLDNPDIVNVNPFYALVPESLLYPMVALSTLATIIASQAMISGVYSLTQQAIQLGFTPRMHIIHTSKEAIGQIYLPTVNWMLMIACLSLVLLFKESSRLAAAYGIAVTATMAITSFMYFEVTRIKWNWPMWKSATLLVIFLAFDCSFLGANLLKIVDGGWITISIALAVLTVMITWRDGRAILARHYGMMRMPTDIFLKDIAEYNPQRTSGTAVFMSISPEGVPHTLLHHFKHNEALHERVILLSIIAAETPTVPDEDRVSIEDLGQGFYRVTARYGFMESPRMPEILDLATQKGLAMDIYSTSFFLGRETILTTGTAPMAQWRKTLFVFMSRNSWNATSFFNLPPGRVVELGNQVEL
- a CDS encoding glycosyltransferase family 4 protein; translated protein: MDILFLNHNVENYGTYFRCFHLAKGLTRRGHKVTLLCANREDTLSVTKRVDGGLTTVLLPKYKLRGFHTLHTLRMFYNTAYALFSRYDVLHTFAFPLHPMAVPTLAAHYLRPGLKLVLDHDDLWKGGFANQHPGPYQRVVGWFNDNLPNMAKQCTAASAMLMDSFRAAGVAEEKIHYIPNCPTMVRSTLTKAEARAATGLPGDAPLALSMGHTYTESLFIMLDAYERARTIVLGLKLAFLGKMHIPDSFEERLKPYLERASGDIIRLGERPPSDVPTYLAAADALLLPMDDDPIEKARFPIRFGDYLASGVPIVSNAVGEIERFLTEHDCGYVAPVSDSAAFGDQIALALTDETRRGVIHENARRLIETELNWDAVAAKLEGIYELARR